In the genome of Plasmodium yoelii strain 17X genome assembly, chromosome: 14, one region contains:
- a CDS encoding succinate dehydrogenase [ubiquinone] iron-sulfur subunit, mitochondrial, putative: MGKQNELRFIMGFLNKRVWNNINNKKVKFFSSDKNSATNNSININRYVNDKSEQDQKNELKRFSIFRYDSQNNKRPRMQTFEVDIDNCGPMVLDVLIKIKDEIDSTLSFRRSCREGICGSCAMNINGKNGLACLTEVNKNKNEITEIHPLPNLYIMKDLVADLTNFYNQYKSIDPWLKRKTKKEKGQKEFYQSIEDRKKLDGLYECIMCASCSTSCPSYWWNPEYYLGPATLMQAYRWIVDTRDEYTQERLMDVNDTMKLYRCHGIMNCSVCCPKGLDPAKAIKHMKELVQENFSKDNIKIHANYIKDKMESAEKTIDKEK; the protein is encoded by the coding sequence atgggaaaacaaaatgaattaaGATTTATAATGGGCTTCTTAAATAAAAGGGTAtggaataatataaataacaaaaaagtaaaatttttttcaagTGACAAAAATTCAGCGACTAACAATTCTATAAACATAAACAGATATGTTAATGATAAATCTGAACAAgatcaaaaaaatgaattaaaaaggTTTTCAATATTTCGATATGACTCACAAAACAACAAGAGACCTAGAATGCAGACATTTGAAGTAGATATAGATAATTGTGGCCCAATGGTGTTAGAcgtattaataaaaatcaaaGACGAAATTGATTCAACATTATCCTTTAGAAGGAGTTGCAGAGAAGGTATATGTGGAAGTTGTGCAATGAACATAAATGGGAAAAATGGATTGGCTTGTTTAACAgaagttaataaaaataaaaacgaaaTAACAGAAATACATCCACTcccaaatttatatataatgaaagaTTTAGTGGCAGatttaacaaatttttataatcaatATAAATCAATTGATCCATGGTTAAAacgaaaaacaaaaaaagaaaaaggtCAAAAAGAATTTTATCAATCTATTGAAGATCGAAAAAAATTAGATGGACTATATGAATGCATCATGTGTGCATCTTGCTCAACATCATGTCCATCTTATTGGTGGAATCCTGAATATTATCTTGGTCCAGCTACATTAATGCAAGCATATCGCTGGATAGTTGATACAAGAGATGAATATACACAAGAACGTTTAATGGATGTTAATGATACCATGAAATTATATAGATGTCATGGAATAATGAATTGCTCAGTATGCTGTCCTAAAGGTTTAGATCCAGCAAAAGCTATAAAGCATATGAAGGAGCTCGTACAAGAAAATTTTTCtaaagataatataaaaattcatGCCAATTACATCAAAGACAAAATGGAAAGCGCAGAAAAAACAATTGACAAAGAAAAATAA